From one Rosa rugosa chromosome 4, drRosRugo1.1, whole genome shotgun sequence genomic stretch:
- the LOC133742410 gene encoding exocyst complex component SEC15A has protein sequence MDSKARRRASIENGEAGEDLVLATLIGNGDDLGPIVRHAFEMGRPESLLQQLKHVVRKKEVEIEDLCKTHYEEFILAVDELRGVLVDAEELKGELSSDNFKLQEVGSSLLIKLEELLESYSIKKNVAEAIKMSKNCVQVLELCVKFNKHISEGQFYPALKTLDLIEKSYLKNVPVRTLRMVIEKRIPLIKLHIEKKVTSQFNEWLVQIRSSAKDIGQTAIGQAASARQRDEEMLDRQRKAEEQNLPGLGEFAYTLDVEEIEEESVLKVDLTPLYRAYHIQSCLGIQEQFWEYYYRNRLLQLNSDLQISSTQPFVESYQTFLAQIAGYFIVEDRVLRTAGGLRLGEQVETMWETAVAKMKSLLEVQFSQMNSATHLLLVKDYVTLLGCTLRQYGYEVGPLLETLNKSRDKYHELLSEECRKQIVNVIANDTYEQMVLKKESDYENNVLSFNLQTTDITPAFPFIAPFSSTVPDACRIVRSFIKGSVDYLTYGTNTNVYDVVKKYLDKFLIDVLNEVILNTIQGGSIGVSQAMQIAANISVLEGACDFFLRHAAQLCGIPSRSVERPQAGLTAKVVLKTSRDEAYLALLNLVNAKLDQFMQLTENINWTSEEPTQGENEYMNEVVIYLDTLMSTAQQILPLDALYKVGSGALDHISNSIVSAFLSGSIKRFNANAVMSINNDLKMVESFADERFHSTGLSEIYKDGSFRGCLIEARQLINLLSSSQPENFMNPVIREKNYNTLDYKKVASICEKFKDSADGIFGSLSNKNNKQNARKKSMDMLKKRLKDFN, from the coding sequence ATGGATTCAAAAGCCAGGAGAAGAGCTTCTATCGAGAATGGGGAAGCCGGGGAGGACTTGGTTCTCGCTACGTTGATTGGGAATGGAGATGACCTGGGTCCTATTGTCAGGCATGCATTTGAGATGGGGAGGCCGGAATCGCTCCTTCAGCAGCTCAAGCATGTGGTGAGAAAGAAGGAAGTCGAGATTGAGGATCTGTGTAAGACTCATTACGAGGAGTTCATTCTTGCAGTTGACGAGCTTCGTGGGGTGTTGGTGGATGCTGAAGAGCTGAAAGGCGAGCTCTCTAGTGATAATTTTAAGTTGCAAGAGGTTGGGAGTAGTTTGTTGATTAAACTTGAGGAGCTTCTCGAGTCTTATTCAATCAAAAAGAATGTGGCTGAAGCTATCAAAATGTCCAAGAATTGTGTACAGGTGCTGGAGCTCTGCGTTAAGTTTAACAAGCACATATCCGAAGGCCAGTTTTACCCAGCTTTGAAAACCTTAGATCTGATTGAGAAAAGTTACTTGAAAAATGTTCCTGTCAGGACACTAAGAATGGTTATAGAGAAGAGGATTCCATTGATTAAATTGCACATCGAGAAGAAAGTAACTAGTCAATTCAATGAATGGCTGGTTCAGATAAGAAGTTCTGCAAAGGATATTGGACAAACAGCAATAGGCCAAGCTGCTTCTGCGCGCCAGAGAGATGAGGAAATGCTGGATCGGCAAAGGAAAGCTGAGGAACAAAATCTTCCGGGGTTGGGAGAGTTTGCGTATACTTTAGATGTTgaagagattgaagaagaatCAGTTCTAAAGGTTGACCTAACTCCTCTATACAGGGCTTATCACATCCAGAGTTGCCTAGGAATCCAAGAGCAGTTTTGGGAATATTACTATAGAAATCGATTGTTGCAGCTTAATTCAGACTTACAGATCTCTTCAACACAGCCCTTTGTTGAATCCTATCAAACATTTTTGGCTCAAATTGCAGGATACTTCATAGTGGAGGATCGTGTCCTGAGGACTGCTGGTGGCCTACGTTTAGGTGAACAAGTTGAAACAATGTGGGAAACAGCTGTAGCGAAAATGAAATCTCTGTTAGAGGTGCAGTTCTCCCAGATGAATTCTGCAACCCATCTTCTCTTGGTGAAGGATTATGTGACTCTTCTCGGCTGTACTCTTAGACAATATGGGTATGAAGTGGGACCACTTCTTGAGACACTTAACAAGAGCCGAGACAAATACCACGAGCTTCTTTCAGAAGAGTGTCGTAAACAAATTGTTAATGTTATTGCCAATGATACCTATGAGCAGATGGTGTTGAAAAAGGAAAGTGACTATGAAAATAATGTCTTGTCCTTCAATCTCCAGACAACAGATATCACACCGGCTTTTCCATTCATTGCACCATTCTCCTCCACAGTACCTGATGCCTGCCGAATTGTCAGATCATTCATCAAAGGGTCTGTTGATTACTTGACCTATGGGACAAATACTAATGTTTACGATGTTGTGAAGAAATATTTGGATAAATTCTTGATAGATGTGTTAAATGAGGTGATACTTAATACTATTCAAGGTGGCAGCATTGGTGTCTCTCAGGCCATGCAGATTGCTGCGAACATATCTGTACTTGAAGGAGCTTGTGACTTTTTCCTTCGACATGCAGCCCAACTATGTGGGATTCCAAGTCGTTCAGTTGAGAGGCCTCAAGCTGGTTTAACTGCTAAGGTAGTTCTAAAGACTTCTAGGGATGAAGCTTATCTTGCTTTGCTGAATTTGGTGAATGCGAAGTTGGATCAGTTCATGCAACTTACAGAAAATATCAATTGGACTTCAGAGGAACCAACACAGGGTGAAAATGAGTACATGAATGAAGTTGTTATTTACCTCGATACTCTTATGTCCACTGCGCAACAAATCTTACCTTTGGATGCTCTGTACAAGGTTGGGAGTGGGGCTCTTGATCACATTTCCAACTCTATAGTATCAGCTTTTCTTAGCGGTAGCATAAAGAGGTTCAATGCTAATGCAGTTATGAGTATCAACAATGATTTGAAGATGGTGGAGTCTTTTGCAGATGAGAGGTTTCACAGTACTGGCTTGAGCGAAATTTACAAAGACGGAAGTTTTAGAGGTTGCTTGATAGAGGCAAGACAACTGATAAACCTTTTGTCAAGCAGTCAGCCAGAGAATTTCATGAATCCCGTGATAAGGGAGAAAAACTACAATACTTTGGATTATAAAAAGGTGGCCAGTATCTGCGAGAAATTCAAGGATTCTGCTGATGGGATTTTTGGAAGCCTTTCGAACAAGAATAACAAGCAAAATGCTCGTAAGAAATCAATGGACATGCTTAAGAAAAGATTGAAGGACTTCAACTGA